A DNA window from Anaerocolumna sp. AGMB13020 contains the following coding sequences:
- a CDS encoding Wadjet anti-phage system protein JetA family protein → MKNLFECLPEDFFKPLTGKYKREYADCIQLIFNTFKAEISYGISREILVSALEGYFEYDDHVMVLEDEDTVLFDARAKANGVIKTLRDTGWIEYEQGDNHQINVILFEYTVPVIESFQRIMKEEETEYQGIISQIHAALQNQELYARPYELILKGVSENTERLISELKKLNASIKRHMERQTSEMGAAQVLEHFFDYHKNIGSKAYLRMKTSENISYFRSAIISKLEEILSNQDIMEGAVSGYREIEQITDREEAYDLVLSLILDVKSVFYRLDEIIEEIDRKHTRYLKNAVMRAKFLLSTGNNMEGKILRILDHLVQELNAAENQNLYEESNGDLLKLFQIYPQNFIDDESLRAVSVTKKLGIVEDLEEGEILTEEERELYKEALKEKNRNRFSRNNIDSYVSELLTEQGSMKASALPLENKRDMIRIIYISLYGNNRSNCYRVERLNLAVQKNGFHFHDFKIVKV, encoded by the coding sequence ATGAAAAATCTGTTTGAGTGCCTTCCAGAAGATTTTTTTAAACCGCTTACGGGAAAGTACAAAAGGGAGTATGCGGACTGCATACAACTGATATTTAATACGTTTAAGGCAGAAATATCCTATGGTATCAGCAGAGAAATCCTGGTATCTGCTTTAGAAGGATATTTTGAATACGATGACCATGTGATGGTACTAGAAGATGAGGATACGGTGCTTTTCGATGCCAGAGCAAAAGCCAATGGTGTAATCAAGACCCTGAGGGATACCGGCTGGATCGAATATGAGCAGGGGGATAATCATCAGATTAATGTCATATTGTTTGAGTATACCGTTCCGGTAATCGAAAGCTTTCAACGGATTATGAAAGAAGAAGAAACCGAGTACCAGGGAATTATCTCCCAGATACATGCGGCTCTTCAGAATCAGGAACTGTATGCAAGACCTTATGAGCTAATACTTAAGGGAGTAAGTGAGAATACTGAACGACTGATTTCAGAACTAAAGAAATTAAATGCCAGTATTAAGCGGCATATGGAACGCCAGACCAGTGAAATGGGGGCGGCACAGGTGCTGGAGCATTTTTTTGACTATCATAAGAACATTGGCTCAAAAGCATATCTTAGAATGAAGACCAGTGAAAATATTTCATATTTCCGCAGTGCCATTATCAGTAAACTGGAGGAAATACTCTCAAACCAGGATATTATGGAGGGAGCAGTTTCGGGCTATAGGGAGATTGAGCAGATAACGGACAGAGAAGAGGCCTATGACCTGGTGTTATCCTTAATCCTGGATGTTAAAAGTGTATTCTACCGGTTGGATGAGATAATTGAAGAGATTGACAGAAAGCACACCAGATACTTAAAAAATGCAGTAATGCGAGCCAAATTCCTTTTGTCCACGGGAAACAACATGGAGGGAAAGATACTTAGAATTCTGGACCATCTGGTTCAGGAACTGAATGCTGCAGAGAATCAGAATCTCTATGAGGAGTCCAATGGTGATCTCTTAAAACTCTTTCAGATATATCCCCAGAATTTTATTGATGATGAATCTTTGCGGGCAGTGTCAGTAACAAAGAAGTTAGGCATCGTTGAAGACCTGGAGGAAGGTGAGATACTGACGGAGGAAGAACGGGAGCTGTATAAGGAAGCACTTAAAGAAAAAAATAGAAATCGTTTTTCAAGAAATAACATTGATTCATATGTCAGTGAACTTCTAACAGAACAAGGTAGTATGAAAGCTTCTGCGCTGCCTCTGGAGAACAAGAGGGATATGATAAGAATTATATATATCAGCCTGTATGGGAATAACCGGTCCAACTGTTATCGGGTGGAACGGTTGAATCTTGCTGTGCAAAAAAATGGCTTCCATTTTCATGATTTTAAGATTGTTAAAGTATGA
- a CDS encoding tocopherol cyclase family protein encodes MNKSDLRRNLYMLKGPLATQGYDWWWHNFTGYSRKTGEEKTFFIEYYVCNPALSRNTPILGQLPRNRAVNRRPSYALIKAGVWGTGAKQIHNFYPISEFTSSETFLNIRIGNCLLTETRMDGKCKVTEEEAKAHPEYMCDAGTMEWDLSINKKISYHVGYGASRISRELNAFEMFWHAEGIKTEYSGEVILDGEIYDVIPERSFGYADKNWGQDFTSPWLWISSCDLKSRISGRTLTNSAVEFGGGRPKVFGIPMERKLLGGFYYEGKMYDYNFSRFWTGAKTVYKFEEGESINTWRVKAVNKDSELELVLKCPKEEMLLINYEAPNGKKLHNQLWNGGTGYGRIKLYEKYNGRRILIDEIEMKHTGCEYGEYDK; translated from the coding sequence ATGAACAAATCAGACTTACGCAGGAATCTCTATATGTTAAAGGGGCCTCTGGCAACTCAGGGATATGACTGGTGGTGGCATAATTTTACCGGTTACAGCAGGAAAACAGGGGAGGAAAAGACCTTCTTTATTGAATATTATGTCTGTAACCCGGCACTGAGCAGAAATACGCCTATATTAGGACAGCTGCCAAGGAACAGGGCTGTTAACAGAAGACCCTCCTATGCGTTGATAAAAGCAGGCGTTTGGGGAACAGGTGCAAAGCAGATTCATAATTTCTATCCAATTTCTGAATTTACCTCTTCTGAAACGTTCCTGAATATAAGAATCGGTAATTGTCTTCTAACCGAAACCAGAATGGATGGCAAATGCAAGGTTACCGAAGAAGAAGCAAAAGCCCATCCCGAATATATGTGTGATGCCGGAACCATGGAATGGGATCTGTCCATAAATAAAAAGATATCTTATCATGTAGGCTATGGGGCCTCCAGAATCTCTAGAGAGCTGAATGCCTTTGAGATGTTCTGGCATGCGGAAGGAATCAAAACAGAATATAGCGGTGAAGTTATCTTAGATGGTGAAATCTACGATGTAATACCGGAGAGATCCTTTGGTTATGCAGATAAGAACTGGGGACAGGACTTTACATCACCCTGGTTATGGATTAGCAGCTGCGATCTAAAGAGCCGAATATCCGGCAGGACACTTACGAATTCTGCCGTGGAATTTGGTGGAGGAAGACCTAAGGTATTTGGAATTCCCATGGAAAGAAAACTTCTTGGTGGCTTCTATTATGAAGGAAAAATGTATGACTATAATTTCTCAAGGTTCTGGACAGGAGCTAAGACCGTTTACAAATTTGAGGAAGGTGAAAGTATCAATACCTGGAGAGTTAAGGCAGTAAATAAAGATTCCGAACTGGAACTGGTACTGAAATGTCCGAAAGAAGAGATGCTGTTGATTAATTATGAAGCTCCTAATGGAAAGAAACTGCATAACCAGTTATGGAACGGCGGTACCGGATATGGCAGAATCAAACTTTATGAAAAATATAACGGCAGAAGGATACTCATTGATGAAATAGAGATGAAGCATACCGGCTGTGAATACGGGGAATATGACAAGTAA
- a CDS encoding YczE/YyaS/YitT family protein, producing MKTQMKFDLKDKKRILAVLAAVIIMGFSLSFLIRLNFGTDPCSSMNLGISNKLSLSFGSWQVIFNSLLFIIVILYDRTQIGWGTLANMLLVGYCADFFTWLFNQILPAGAFQSLLIRIAVLLPALILFILSAAVYMAVDLGSAPYDATVFILASRFRRIPFRVIRMAWDLTACIIGFLMGTTIGFITVAIAFLLGPVIAWVKTRLDKVFFQTAQAS from the coding sequence ATGAAGACACAGATGAAATTTGACTTAAAAGACAAAAAAAGAATACTTGCCGTACTGGCTGCCGTTATCATAATGGGATTTTCACTATCCTTTCTCATCCGTCTGAACTTCGGTACAGACCCCTGCTCCAGCATGAACCTTGGTATCTCTAATAAACTGTCCTTATCCTTTGGAAGCTGGCAGGTTATCTTTAATTCCCTTTTATTTATTATTGTAATCTTATATGACCGTACACAAATAGGCTGGGGGACTTTAGCCAATATGCTTTTAGTAGGATACTGCGCTGACTTTTTCACCTGGCTGTTCAATCAGATTCTTCCGGCAGGTGCATTCCAAAGTCTGCTTATTCGTATAGCGGTTCTGCTTCCGGCACTGATACTCTTTATCCTTTCAGCGGCTGTCTATATGGCTGTGGATCTGGGTTCTGCTCCTTATGATGCAACTGTATTTATATTGGCCTCACGCTTTAGGCGGATTCCTTTTCGTGTAATCCGTATGGCTTGGGACCTAACGGCTTGTATCATTGGTTTCTTAATGGGCACTACTATCGGATTTATCACTGTTGCAATAGCCTTTTTACTTGGACCTGTAATAGCCTGGGTGAAGACCAGGCTGGATAAAGTATTTTTTCAGACAGCTCAGGCCAGCTGA
- a CDS encoding DUF6783 domain-containing protein yields the protein MCLKTHCTILNAPLCGILRCNFGNVAPLRTQNHALSPTKWNIQPGTSSFQTHPRWKYGKRKKQSIICFWYGNAFCYGFIKEAVVGHIR from the coding sequence GTGTGTCTGAAAACTCATTGCACCATTCTGAATGCCCCACTTTGCGGTATTCTGCGTTGCAATTTTGGGAACGTAGCACCACTACGCACCCAAAATCACGCCTTGTCTCCCACAAAGTGGAACATACAGCCCGGCACAAGCAGTTTTCAGACACACCCTAGGTGGAAATACGGTAAACGAAAGAAACAAAGCATTATTTGTTTTTGGTATGGCAATGCATTCTGTTATGGATTTATAAAAGAAGCCGTAGTTGGACATATCCGATAG